One genomic segment of [Phormidium] sp. ETS-05 includes these proteins:
- a CDS encoding pentapeptide repeat-containing protein, with amino-acid sequence MKVHQLLRQYEKGIRDFRDISLEGLNLSHILLIQVDFTGSNLDGANLSRAFLTRANLCGASLCRANLSFVKLSDGNLSGANLTKVNMSGAFMVKSQLPGAQISGGNLTGANLRSANLQGANLSGANLQGINLRGADLRGANLRWANISCGRLSGALLEGAKLNGVNLSGAYLNGVNLKEVELDGVNLMDAKLSGANLQGAKLIAANFRAAKLRGTNLSGANLRGADFTDAEVESTNFKGADLREAQIAGAIVDAASFNTGILADTIGHYLGNALPTVQGHPFAPGMTG; translated from the coding sequence ATGAAAGTACATCAGTTGCTGAGGCAATACGAGAAAGGAATCAGAGATTTTCGGGACATTAGCTTGGAGGGGTTAAACCTTAGCCATATACTGCTGATTCAGGTAGATTTCACTGGATCTAACCTAGATGGAGCTAATCTCAGCCGAGCCTTTCTCACCAGAGCTAACCTCTGCGGAGCTTCTCTATGTAGGGCAAATCTCAGTTTTGTGAAGCTAAGCGATGGCAATTTAAGTGGGGCTAACCTCACTAAAGTGAATATGAGCGGCGCCTTTATGGTGAAATCCCAACTGCCTGGGGCGCAAATCAGCGGTGGGAATTTGACGGGGGCGAACCTGCGTTCTGCCAATCTGCAAGGAGCCAACCTCAGCGGCGCTAACTTACAGGGAATTAACCTGCGGGGTGCGGACTTACGCGGGGCGAACTTGCGGTGGGCGAACATCTCTTGCGGGCGGTTGAGTGGAGCGTTGCTGGAGGGGGCAAAATTAAATGGGGTCAATCTCAGTGGCGCTTATTTAAATGGGGTCAACCTCAAGGAGGTAGAACTGGATGGGGTGAATTTGATGGATGCCAAACTCAGTGGGGCTAACTTGCAAGGGGCGAAGCTGATAGCGGCTAATTTCCGCGCTGCCAAACTGCGGGGGACTAATTTGAGCGGGGCGAATTTGCGCGGGGCGGACTTTACAGACGCTGAGGTGGAATCGACTAATTTTAAGGGGGCGGATCTGCGAGAGGCTCAAATCGCTGGGGCGATCGTAGATGCGGCTAGTTTTAACACGGGGATCCTGGCGGATACCATCGGGCATTACCTGGGCAACGCCCTCCCTACGGTTCAGGGCCATCCTTTCGCCCCCGGTATGACCGGTTAA
- a CDS encoding Crp/Fnr family transcriptional regulator produces MQTEAFSELFPLFSAASPETLEWLLSVADEHEYPANRAVLMEDAWGNAVYFVLSGWVKVRRLYGENVVTLAILGKGDFFGEMAILDESPRSTDVIALSPVQLVSVSAQRFIQTLFKDGQLHHRMLQLMVRRLRQTNLRFQLRHRPPAVKLANTLVSLAENYGQPTDKGTEIYNIPVKDLADVTDIGVEETTKIIEKLQSKGWVRIDPARQTMHLLSLKQLTQLAGHG; encoded by the coding sequence ATGCAGACCGAAGCTTTTAGTGAGCTGTTTCCGCTATTCAGTGCCGCCAGTCCCGAAACCTTGGAATGGCTGCTATCCGTTGCGGATGAGCACGAATATCCAGCCAACAGAGCCGTGTTGATGGAAGACGCCTGGGGCAATGCCGTGTACTTCGTGCTATCCGGCTGGGTAAAAGTCAGGCGCCTGTATGGTGAAAACGTCGTGACTTTGGCGATTCTCGGCAAAGGGGATTTCTTTGGGGAAATGGCAATTCTGGATGAATCTCCCCGATCGACCGACGTGATCGCCCTATCTCCAGTGCAGCTAGTCAGTGTTTCTGCCCAGAGATTCATTCAAACCCTGTTCAAAGACGGCCAGCTACACCACCGGATGTTACAACTGATGGTGCGGCGACTGCGGCAGACAAATTTGCGGTTTCAACTACGGCACCGTCCCCCAGCAGTGAAACTGGCCAATACCTTGGTTTCCTTAGCGGAAAACTACGGGCAGCCAACGGATAAAGGCACGGAAATCTATAACATTCCTGTCAAAGATTTGGCGGATGTGACAGATATCGGTGTTGAGGAAACCACAAAAATCATCGAAAAGTTGCAAAGCAAGGGCTGGGTGAGAATCGATCCGGCTCGTCAGACAATGCACTTACTCAGTCTCAAACAGTTAACTCAACTGGCGGGGCACGGTTGA
- a CDS encoding M61 family metallopeptidase, with protein sequence MTEVTQYSSPRSTTIEASAPTLPNLHYQVSMPNPESHIFEVVLRVGGWQASVLDLKMPVWTPGSYLVREYAKHLQEFSAEDADERPLPWQKLSKNHWQIQTVPNAKVIVRYRIFAAELTVRTNHLDQSHGYFNPAAVFCYLPGYEGVPVRVTVMPPKPKWQVVTPLPPVPGEANTFLAKDFDTLVDSPFEIGTHRIYYFDVEGRHHELVIWGQGNEQPSRIVQDMEQIIKVESQIFGGLPYDRYVFFLHLSASGYGGLEHKYSCSLNYPRLGFRPPDQYHRFLQLVAHEFFHLWNVKRIRPKALEVFDYEGENYTPSLWFCEGATSYYDLLIPLRAGIYDPKTFLQNLSKDITRLLATPGRLVQSASESSWDAWIKLYRRDANSDNSQISYYIKGAMISLLLDLLIRQRHHNSRSLDDVMRNLWQEFGIPEIGFTPEQLQAAIANVAGINLDEFFAKYIHGTEELPFDDYLEPFGLQLQPVENGHSVPFTGWTVKAENGKQLIKFVQSDSPAEMAGINPDDELLAINGLRVTAEQLSERLKDFQPGETISVTVFHQDELLTTSLTLAPPRPSSYRIVPMKQCSLAQESNFKGWLGSELASLRQA encoded by the coding sequence ATGACTGAAGTTACTCAATATTCTTCCCCAAGAAGCACCACGATCGAGGCTTCTGCCCCTACTCTCCCCAATCTACACTATCAGGTATCGATGCCAAACCCGGAATCGCATATTTTTGAGGTGGTGTTACGGGTGGGGGGTTGGCAGGCATCGGTACTGGATTTAAAAATGCCAGTGTGGACCCCTGGTTCTTATTTGGTGCGGGAATACGCTAAGCATTTACAGGAGTTCTCAGCAGAAGACGCGGATGAGAGACCCTTGCCGTGGCAAAAGCTAAGTAAAAATCACTGGCAAATTCAAACAGTCCCTAACGCCAAGGTAATTGTCCGCTATCGCATTTTTGCGGCGGAGCTGACGGTACGCACCAATCACCTAGACCAATCCCACGGCTATTTTAATCCGGCGGCAGTATTTTGCTACCTCCCAGGGTACGAAGGGGTGCCGGTGCGGGTGACGGTGATGCCTCCGAAACCGAAATGGCAGGTGGTGACGCCATTGCCACCAGTCCCGGGAGAGGCAAATACTTTTTTGGCGAAGGATTTCGATACTTTGGTGGATAGCCCATTTGAAATCGGCACCCACAGGATTTATTATTTCGATGTGGAAGGGCGACACCATGAGCTGGTGATTTGGGGTCAGGGAAATGAGCAACCATCCCGGATCGTTCAAGATATGGAGCAAATCATTAAGGTGGAATCCCAGATATTTGGGGGCTTGCCTTACGATCGCTATGTGTTCTTCCTGCACCTGTCGGCTTCTGGCTACGGCGGGTTGGAACATAAATATAGTTGCTCTCTCAACTATCCCCGTTTGGGGTTTCGCCCCCCGGACCAGTACCATCGCTTTTTGCAGCTTGTGGCTCACGAGTTCTTTCACTTGTGGAATGTGAAGCGCATCCGCCCCAAAGCTCTGGAAGTGTTCGACTATGAAGGAGAAAATTACACTCCTTCCCTCTGGTTTTGTGAAGGGGCTACCAGTTACTATGATTTGCTGATTCCCTTACGGGCGGGGATTTACGATCCTAAGACTTTCTTGCAAAATCTGAGCAAAGATATCACTCGTCTGCTCGCTACTCCGGGGCGGTTGGTGCAGTCGGCGAGTGAATCGAGCTGGGATGCTTGGATTAAGTTGTATCGCCGGGATGCCAATAGCGATAATTCCCAGATTTCCTATTATATCAAGGGGGCGATGATTTCCCTGCTATTGGATTTACTCATCCGGCAGCGTCATCATAATAGCCGCTCCCTCGATGACGTGATGCGCAACCTCTGGCAAGAGTTCGGCATCCCGGAAATCGGCTTTACCCCGGAGCAACTCCAAGCCGCGATCGCCAATGTTGCGGGCATCAATTTAGACGAGTTTTTCGCCAAATATATTCATGGCACCGAGGAATTGCCTTTTGATGATTACCTAGAGCCCTTCGGACTCCAATTACAACCAGTAGAAAACGGCCACTCTGTGCCTTTCACTGGCTGGACGGTAAAAGCAGAAAACGGCAAACAGTTGATTAAATTTGTCCAGAGTGATTCCCCGGCGGAAATGGCAGGCATTAACCCCGATGATGAACTGTTGGCAATTAATGGGCTTCGCGTTACAGCGGAGCAGCTATCGGAGCGGCTCAAAGACTTTCAACCGGGGGAAACTATCTCGGTGACAGTTTTTCATCAAGATGAATTACTCACTACTTCCCTGACTCTGGCTCCACCCCGTCCCAGTTCTTATCGCATTGTCCCCATGAAGCAGTGCAGCTTGGCGCAAGAAAGCAATTTTAAAGGCTGGTTGGGCAGCGAACTTGCCAGCTTACGTCAAGCCTAA
- a CDS encoding TerB family tellurite resistance protein translates to MTIPSPPPPPPITPRQMNLLRVVTAMAWSDGELAKEEVDLMLERFSKLFATVPEHQQQLQQELRDYMMQNLPLEESIAKLETPQERELVLKLGYAVIAASSRTPDEPNINQEEAEAYRKLVELLQLPPETVQRLEAEV, encoded by the coding sequence ATGACAATTCCATCACCACCACCTCCACCACCCATCACCCCCCGCCAGATGAACTTGCTCCGGGTTGTGACGGCAATGGCTTGGTCTGACGGGGAACTGGCAAAGGAAGAAGTGGATTTGATGCTGGAGCGATTCAGCAAGTTATTTGCCACGGTTCCCGAACACCAGCAACAGCTCCAGCAGGAATTGCGGGATTATATGATGCAAAATCTGCCTCTGGAGGAGTCGATCGCCAAGCTGGAAACTCCCCAAGAGCGAGAATTAGTCCTGAAGTTGGGCTATGCGGTGATTGCGGCGAGTTCTCGTACCCCGGACGAGCCGAATATTAATCAAGAAGAGGCGGAAGCCTACCGCAAATTGGTGGAACTGTTGCAATTACCCCCGGAAACAGTACAGCGTCTGGAAGCTGAAGTTTAA
- a CDS encoding serine/threonine-protein kinase yields MQNFVSCFDVGKLVASRYQIVQVLSADVHTQTYIAKDTHQIGSPKCIVKQVSRRSFDRTSNYAAKLKRTARRQLAKEAQILKQLGHHPQIPQLLGCFQEDEDLYLVQEFFTGHPLSQELPCSPRYGKRYTDAQCAEMLEEVLSILALVHGQGVIYGNLQPQNMIRHQGDGKLVLTDFSSAILLGDTHHQRHLVSAVDNLPVSIPIGTFGYVSPEQLTGHPEPHSDIYALGLIGIQAVTGLHPFQLQVNPATAAITWQQKIPHSSLSQGEVSTELAAILDKMVRYHGKNRYQSAIEVMEDLYRHYPNLPHSTYPIGDSSSDRMPATTDPETRAERVYPINQLSEQFLGGSLLSVVNLGTTEAANLNNDEYEEELQPEDSFPVDSLSLEPNFDSPSLLVEDNDGGANPVEVQTPVKNGSSPLRPLVVGMSMGIAVNAAIILGAVYSLSQLPPDRGIDMLTKAREMYQSGNFSEAIALVQSITWDSSAYEQAKADAARWQQEWNKAVEKFQEIQQAYENSQWRSVLTGAAGMPAISHWQIQIEPMVQKAAAEMAPDAEKFLQQAYDRANQKDFAGAISLLEQVSYGTPVYDTAQAQIQQYQEQHQQQLEDIAHRQLQQAYDRAIKRDFSGALQLLGQIPPGTSAYEIVQQKIAEYSQKQEIKANSVLQQAYEKAAAGDYPGAIHILRQVPRGTTAYEIGQTKIVQYSQHIHPRRGRKTRRVSDATIAPTFNPGDTLQEINPSWFG; encoded by the coding sequence ATGCAAAATTTCGTGTCGTGCTTTGATGTGGGCAAGTTGGTCGCCAGTCGTTATCAAATCGTCCAAGTTTTAAGCGCTGACGTTCACACTCAAACCTATATCGCCAAGGACACACATCAAATCGGCTCACCCAAGTGCATAGTTAAGCAAGTTAGCAGAAGGTCTTTTGACCGAACATCTAATTATGCGGCCAAACTGAAGCGCACTGCCAGACGCCAGTTAGCGAAAGAAGCGCAAATCCTCAAACAACTGGGGCATCACCCCCAGATTCCCCAACTTTTAGGCTGTTTCCAAGAAGACGAAGATTTGTACTTGGTGCAAGAGTTCTTTACTGGGCATCCCCTCAGTCAAGAACTGCCCTGTAGCCCTAGGTATGGCAAGCGTTATACCGATGCGCAATGCGCCGAAATGCTGGAGGAAGTGCTGAGTATTTTGGCCTTAGTTCATGGGCAAGGCGTGATTTATGGGAATCTCCAACCGCAAAACATGATCCGCCACCAGGGAGACGGCAAGCTGGTTTTAACAGACTTTAGCTCGGCGATTCTTCTGGGGGACACTCACCACCAAAGGCATCTGGTGAGTGCGGTTGATAACCTTCCGGTGAGCATCCCGATCGGCACGTTTGGTTATGTGTCGCCAGAGCAACTTACGGGTCATCCTGAACCCCATAGCGATATTTACGCTCTGGGTTTAATTGGCATTCAAGCGGTGACGGGTCTGCATCCATTTCAGTTGCAGGTGAACCCCGCCACGGCGGCGATTACTTGGCAACAAAAAATCCCACATTCATCCCTATCTCAGGGTGAAGTTAGTACCGAGTTAGCTGCCATTCTGGACAAGATGGTGCGCTATCACGGCAAAAACCGCTACCAGTCAGCAATTGAGGTTATGGAAGACCTTTATAGGCACTACCCCAACTTGCCACATTCAACCTATCCCATAGGGGATTCTAGTTCCGATCGTATGCCCGCTACTACTGACCCAGAAACTAGAGCAGAAAGGGTTTATCCGATAAACCAGTTGTCTGAGCAGTTTTTGGGCGGTTCTTTGTTATCTGTGGTGAATTTGGGCACTACAGAAGCGGCGAATCTGAACAATGATGAGTATGAGGAAGAGTTGCAACCGGAGGATTCTTTCCCGGTTGATTCTCTATCCCTGGAGCCTAATTTTGATTCCCCCAGTCTATTAGTGGAGGATAACGATGGTGGCGCGAACCCTGTGGAGGTTCAGACGCCGGTTAAAAATGGCTCTTCCCCCCTACGACCTTTGGTGGTAGGGATGAGTATGGGCATTGCTGTGAATGCAGCGATTATTTTAGGTGCGGTTTATTCTTTGTCGCAGTTGCCGCCCGATCGGGGCATCGATATGCTGACGAAGGCGCGGGAAATGTACCAGAGTGGTAACTTTTCCGAAGCGATCGCCTTAGTGCAATCCATTACCTGGGATAGTTCTGCCTACGAACAGGCAAAAGCCGATGCCGCTCGGTGGCAGCAAGAATGGAACAAAGCCGTTGAGAAGTTCCAGGAAATTCAACAGGCTTATGAAAACAGCCAGTGGCGCTCCGTTCTCACCGGTGCTGCCGGAATGCCAGCAATTTCTCATTGGCAGATTCAAATCGAGCCAATGGTACAGAAAGCGGCGGCAGAAATGGCTCCCGATGCCGAGAAATTTTTACAACAAGCATACGATCGGGCAAACCAGAAAGACTTTGCTGGCGCCATCAGCTTGCTAGAACAGGTGAGCTACGGCACGCCGGTTTATGATACCGCACAAGCGCAAATTCAGCAATATCAAGAACAGCACCAGCAACAACTAGAAGATATTGCCCACCGCCAGCTACAACAAGCATACGATCGAGCCATCAAACGAGATTTTTCCGGAGCCCTGCAACTGCTCGGACAAATTCCCCCTGGCACATCCGCCTACGAGATCGTCCAGCAAAAAATTGCCGAATATAGCCAAAAACAAGAAATCAAAGCCAACTCAGTCCTGCAACAAGCCTATGAAAAAGCCGCCGCCGGTGATTATCCCGGCGCCATTCACATCTTGCGACAAGTTCCCAGAGGCACCACAGCTTATGAAATTGGCCAAACCAAAATAGTCCAATACAGTCAACATATCCATCCCCGACGGGGCAGAAAAACCCGCCGTGTCAGTGATGCCACCATTGCCCCCACTTTCAATCCCGGCGACACCCTGCAAGAAATCAACCCTTCTTGGTTTGGCTAA
- a CDS encoding sigma-70 family RNA polymerase sigma factor: protein MLQLPDFSESNHPIVKSLFHYTDSELVTLFQRHPDEGKYFTALFCRYHAIVYSLIQHQVKSPVQGDYLFALTWRHIFHELRGLDLFLSGANFTFQTWLINTTALCLKEAQLPPVEAINYSLAAAPPPLMCYVQEALDMMPPRQRLVMVMAETFHWSETRIAGSLQAEQETISPTDAIALLQEGYRSLESLLPEDICAIYLENNSADRVPLSAAAN, encoded by the coding sequence ATGCTTCAACTGCCTGATTTTAGCGAATCCAACCATCCGATCGTCAAATCCCTATTTCATTACACCGATAGTGAATTAGTCACCCTGTTTCAGCGTCATCCCGATGAGGGCAAGTATTTCACCGCCCTTTTCTGCCGCTATCACGCGATCGTCTATAGTCTGATTCAGCACCAGGTGAAATCTCCCGTACAAGGAGATTATCTATTTGCCCTGACCTGGCGGCATATCTTTCACGAGCTGCGTGGACTCGATTTGTTCTTAAGCGGCGCTAATTTTACATTCCAGACCTGGCTGATTAATACTACGGCTTTATGCCTTAAGGAAGCCCAATTACCTCCGGTGGAAGCCATCAACTACTCTTTAGCCGCTGCTCCACCGCCGCTGATGTGTTACGTCCAGGAGGCTCTGGACATGATGCCCCCAAGGCAGCGGCTCGTGATGGTGATGGCGGAGACTTTTCACTGGAGCGAAACCCGCATTGCTGGGAGCCTGCAAGCAGAGCAAGAAACCATTTCTCCTACGGATGCGATCGCTTTGTTGCAAGAAGGATATCGCAGCTTAGAATCTTTACTGCCAGAGGATATCTGCGCCATTTATCTGGAAAATAACTCAGCCGATCGGGTGCCCCTGTCTGCGGCGGCTAATTAA
- a CDS encoding glyoxalase-like domain protein: protein MALTLSFPHTIGAFLPPLPLDSLLSTQGIMVMLLAAYAVAMWMFLTSAPKVYTVMVSDLEIAKQFYEGMLELPAAEVPLHYYYNYEQTLGATAIDPLYMSSVGTAPVSTGLNGTDGLWYQLQKNTQLHIISGASLGNKNRQRHVGFDRECMDKLLQRVQVVGVKYKIRREKPLNFLVKDFEGRVIEMAELSN, encoded by the coding sequence ATGGCTCTAACCCTTAGTTTTCCTCATACCATTGGCGCTTTTTTGCCCCCCTTGCCTTTGGATAGTCTGCTTTCTACCCAAGGAATTATGGTGATGCTGCTGGCTGCCTATGCCGTAGCGATGTGGATGTTTCTCACCAGCGCTCCCAAAGTTTACACCGTCATGGTGTCGGACCTGGAGATTGCCAAGCAATTCTACGAAGGTATGCTCGAACTCCCCGCCGCCGAAGTCCCCCTGCACTACTACTATAATTATGAGCAAACTCTCGGAGCCACGGCGATCGACCCTCTGTATATGTCCTCGGTGGGCACCGCCCCGGTCTCTACGGGTTTAAATGGCACCGATGGACTGTGGTATCAGCTCCAAAAAAATACCCAACTCCATATTATCTCTGGCGCGAGTCTGGGCAATAAAAACCGCCAGCGTCATGTAGGCTTTGACCGCGAATGTATGGACAAACTCCTACAGCGAGTGCAGGTGGTAGGGGTGAAATACAAAATTCGCCGCGAAAAACCCCTCAATTTTTTGGTGAAGGACTTTGAGGGCCGCGTGATTGAAATGGCGGAATTGTCCAATTAA
- a CDS encoding DUF2721 domain-containing protein encodes MTNDKGQMTNDQGLRTKDQGQMTTAMPATAMIETILAPAVMISATGLFLLSLNARHVAIFSRIRLLTDEKAKIMGHFPDVNEPEFPSCELRFKSIEIQLNLLLGRARYIRNAIICQALGVGIFVLTSLAIGLNLLLEAAWMVNLPLVLLLSGMVLILIGSVFLGFDEYVAYQVILMDVKRRAGY; translated from the coding sequence ATGACAAATGACAAAGGACAAATGACCAATGACCAAGGACTAAGGACTAAGGACCAAGGACAAATGACAACAGCTATGCCCGCTACGGCCATGATTGAAACGATTTTGGCTCCAGCGGTGATGATTTCTGCAACCGGGTTATTTCTGCTGAGTTTGAATGCCAGACACGTCGCCATTTTTTCGCGAATTCGCCTCCTCACCGATGAAAAGGCTAAAATTATGGGGCATTTCCCCGATGTGAATGAGCCGGAGTTTCCTAGTTGTGAACTACGGTTTAAAAGTATTGAAATTCAGTTAAATCTCTTGTTGGGAAGAGCCCGGTATATTAGGAATGCCATTATCTGTCAGGCTTTGGGGGTGGGAATATTTGTTTTAACTTCTCTGGCCATCGGGTTAAATTTATTACTAGAAGCGGCCTGGATGGTGAATTTGCCCCTAGTGTTATTACTATCGGGTATGGTGTTAATTCTGATTGGATCAGTGTTTCTCGGGTTTGATGAATATGTAGCTTATCAGGTGATTTTGATGGATGTGAAAAGGCGGGCTGGTTATTAA
- a CDS encoding RDD family protein, whose product MNVEEPVYIRLPKVQIWRRGVAFAIDYLVVSVVVSVVGGAGGNVTLGQMVLFLILWLGMRAIAPLANRGQSLGRWALDMKVVDWQGRTPLLVDLLKREAIAGGGAAFAMLGLSQIAPGQGVGMLFLLPLAIDCSVASTDLFRRQAFHDRIAGTLVVATRRGFSLDLKVRKWYFLVQQWIEAISQRNSRP is encoded by the coding sequence ATGAATGTGGAAGAACCGGTTTATATCCGCTTGCCCAAGGTGCAAATTTGGCGGCGGGGGGTGGCTTTTGCCATAGATTATCTGGTGGTCAGTGTGGTGGTGAGTGTGGTGGGGGGTGCTGGTGGGAATGTTACCCTGGGACAAATGGTGTTGTTTTTGATCTTGTGGTTGGGGATGCGGGCGATCGCTCCCCTGGCTAACCGGGGCCAGAGTTTGGGCCGTTGGGCTTTGGATATGAAGGTGGTAGATTGGCAGGGTAGGACACCGTTGCTGGTAGATTTGTTGAAGCGGGAGGCGATCGCTGGTGGTGGGGCCGCTTTTGCTATGCTCGGTTTGAGCCAAATTGCCCCCGGACAGGGTGTGGGGATGCTCTTCTTGCTCCCTCTGGCCATTGACTGTAGTGTTGCCAGTACAGATCTTTTCCGCCGTCAAGCCTTCCACGATCGCATTGCAGGCACCCTCGTCGTCGCCACTCGTCGCGGCTTTTCCCTTGACCTCAAGGTAAGAAAGTGGTATTTCCTAGTCCAGCAGTGGATTGAGGCCATCTCCCAGAGAAACTCCCGTCCCTAA
- the rpmG gene encoding 50S ribosomal protein L33, which produces MAKGVRIIVTLECTECRTNAVKRSRGVSRYTTEKNRRNTTGRMELKKFCPHCNKHTVHKEIK; this is translated from the coding sequence ATGGCTAAAGGTGTCCGTATCATCGTAACGTTGGAATGCACCGAGTGCAGGACCAATGCCGTGAAGCGCTCCCGTGGCGTGTCTCGTTACACCACGGAGAAAAACCGCCGCAACACCACCGGGAGAATGGAATTGAAAAAATTCTGCCCCCACTGCAACAAACACACGGTCCACAAAGAAATTAAGTAG
- the rpsR gene encoding 30S ribosomal protein S18 has protein sequence MTYFRRRVSPINPSEPIDYKDVETLRKFITERGKILPRRITGLTAQQQRDLTKAIKRARILALLPFINPEG, from the coding sequence ATGACTTACTTTCGCCGCCGAGTTTCACCAATCAACCCGTCAGAACCCATCGACTATAAAGACGTAGAGACCCTGCGCAAGTTTATTACAGAACGGGGCAAGATTCTGCCCCGTCGGATTACGGGACTGACGGCGCAGCAACAGCGCGACCTGACTAAGGCGATCAAGCGCGCCAGGATATTGGCACTGTTGCCATTTATCAACCCAGAAGGGTAA